TCGCCGAGTCGTTCCGCAGGAGCCAGCCGTTCCTGCGGGAGCTCGCGGAGAGGGCCGTGCTGGCGGTGCCCTTCGCCACGGACGGCAGCACGCCCGAGCTGCGGCTGGACGATGGGGGCGACGACGAGGACGGCGTCGACGACGACGTTGCCAGGAGGAGCAAGAGGCTGTGGCAGCTCACTCCGGTGTTCACGACCGAATGGGCGCAGTACGAAACTAACAAGCACAACCTTGTGACGCCTTTGTCAATCCATAACTTAATTTGATTACTCTCCAGTTGATCGCCACTTTCGTGCATCTGATGCAGATGGTTAGACGACCAGAAGAAGCTGGCCGGCGTGCCATCTGATTCCCCCGTGTAAGCACCTCGAAACTTGCCTGGTTTCCCAACGTCGTTGTTCTCAAGATTTCTTATGATCTTTACCATCCGATGTCGTCGACGCTGCGTTGCAGGTACCTCTCCCTCCGAATGGACGGGCGCGTCCGCGGCAGCGGCGTGGGGTACCCGCCGTGGCAAGCGTTCGTGGCGCAGCTACCGCCGGTGAAAGGGATGTGGTCGGGTCTTCTTGACGGGATGGACGGCAGGGTGCTCTAGGCCAACAACGTGATAATTGATAaggacccccatttttgccgtgcCTAGTTTAGCTAGATGTAACCGGTGCTTATAAGGATGTTTTACTTGCTTGTCCATAAGCAGAGTTGAAATTGAGAAATTAAGCACTACTTGTATAGTAATTACAGTACCACAATAGCACGTGGACGTAAAACCAAAGACATCATGTGTATTGGCAATCTTCCTGTATGCTACACGCCTATACCCGCTGTAAATTCGCTACCCACCTAAGAGCTTGTTTGGTTTGTAGTCCACGGTGTCTACACACTAAACATGACCAGAGATCGGACCAGGATCAGTGGCACTTGTGTTTCGTCGACCGAACTTTTTGTATTTTAACTCTTCTTTTGAAAAATATTCAAGTTTAGATCCTTAAATAACTTAATCTCATTCTCGGCGCCACACTGCCTC
This portion of the Zea mays cultivar B73 chromosome 2, Zm-B73-REFERENCE-NAM-5.0, whole genome shotgun sequence genome encodes:
- the LOC100272297 gene encoding uncharacterized LOC100272297; the encoded protein is MFFYLAFMASGTLGGLIALTRLLPALSGSDPASAASTLKGLGIDVAAVSLFAFLYSRESKAKDAQVARLAREERLSRLRLRLRAGAAEGAGSSRPFTLGELRGTTRLVIVAGPAEFVAESFRRSQPFLRELAERAVLAVPFATDGSTPELRLDDGGDDEDGVDDDVARRSKRLWQLTPVFTTEWAQWLDDQKKLAGVPSDSPVYLSLRMDGRVRGSGVGYPPWQAFVAQLPPVKGMWSGLLDGMDGRVL